A region of Leptospira bouyouniensis DNA encodes the following proteins:
- a CDS encoding DUF4334 domain-containing protein, which yields MKTQSLEIKFQEMRSKRNNSIEESFALFDALEVVSTQEMFGRWRGSGFHTGHTMDGALETFNWYGKEFVDAENVHPLVFKSFGKSLFKVNPSLMPVRLATLISSKNLWPLRYPFLLFKFLFQTSKSKARVRQIEFRGQITSAMIYDNLPIHDVFKKVNQNTLFGCMDFKGMKQPFFFVLERD from the coding sequence ATGAAAACTCAATCATTAGAAATCAAATTCCAAGAGATGCGATCTAAAAGGAACAATTCCATTGAAGAGTCGTTTGCACTTTTTGATGCATTAGAAGTTGTCAGTACACAAGAGATGTTTGGACGTTGGCGGGGCTCTGGATTTCATACTGGTCACACAATGGATGGTGCGCTAGAAACTTTTAATTGGTATGGAAAAGAGTTCGTAGATGCAGAAAATGTTCATCCACTTGTTTTTAAATCGTTTGGGAAGTCTTTGTTTAAAGTAAATCCTTCATTGATGCCTGTTCGACTTGCCACTCTAATTTCATCAAAAAATCTTTGGCCGCTCAGATATCCATTTTTACTTTTTAAGTTTTTGTTTCAAACTTCAAAATCAAAAGCACGAGTACGACAAATTGAATTTAGAGGTCAAATCACATCTGCGATGATCTACGATAATCTACCAATTCATGATGTCTTTAAGAAAGTGAATCAAAATACGTTGTTTGGGTGTATGGATTTTAAAGGGATGAAACAACCATTCTTTTTTGTTTTAGAACGTGATTAA
- a CDS encoding CoA-binding protein, with translation MNVPDSDFKTLLQSYKTITVYGLSSDPIKPSHYVPVFIREKGWQVLGTYPKEHNVGEFQIFKSLKDVPKEDRKFIDVFRSSDKIPEVVDEILELGGTEVLWLQLGISHPEAEKKAENAGIKVISNRCLIIEYNRNF, from the coding sequence ATGAACGTTCCAGATTCTGATTTCAAAACTTTGTTACAATCTTACAAAACCATCACTGTATATGGGTTAAGCAGTGATCCAATAAAACCAAGTCATTATGTTCCAGTTTTCATTAGAGAAAAAGGATGGCAAGTGCTCGGAACATATCCAAAAGAACATAATGTAGGTGAGTTTCAAATATTCAAAAGTTTAAAGGATGTTCCCAAAGAAGATCGAAAGTTCATAGATGTCTTTCGTAGTTCAGACAAAATCCCTGAAGTTGTAGACGAGATTTTAGAGTTAGGTGGCACAGAAGTATTATGGTTACAACTTGGAATTTCACACCCTGAAGCTGAAAAAAAAGCGGAAAACGCAGGGATCAAAGTTATTTCCAACCGCTGCCTCATCATCGAGTACAACCGAAACTTTTAG
- a CDS encoding YheT family hydrolase: MFLDNIYLILIGVLIIGFFLYYIVDVIEFPVLRFNDSEFSSNIISDTPRLTNRYKPTFWCFNQHLMLFLLMFRESRSKLFPYDKIEYLEMKDGGTTGLAWSGLDTANQKDKTPIVVVFHTISGDEQDIKSIVSHIRKTYNWIVVVCIRRGHGNIPLTKPIINTMGSTSDLKEQLNHIRKLLPNKPLFGVGISAGSGLLARYLGEAGSKSMFSAAVAVSPAYDIEKAFHRVHPVYSKIMGQRMIGYFLKRHYKSFANVKGTEELLKVKSLGEFQDKLHTISGFKDKESYYQKSNPILVANQIKTPLLVLNAADDPICVNQNVLENLHWLETLKNTIHVHTKRGSHIAFFEGFFAKSWSDRLIGEYFFSVFNLLSKYKISQTGNH; this comes from the coding sequence ATGTTTTTAGATAACATTTACCTTATCCTAATTGGAGTATTGATAATAGGATTTTTTCTATATTACATAGTTGATGTAATTGAATTTCCTGTATTAAGGTTTAATGATTCGGAATTTTCATCGAACATCATTTCAGACACCCCAAGACTCACAAATCGTTACAAACCTACATTTTGGTGTTTTAACCAACATCTAATGTTATTCCTATTGATGTTTAGGGAATCAAGATCCAAACTTTTTCCTTATGACAAAATAGAATATTTAGAAATGAAAGACGGAGGTACCACAGGACTTGCTTGGTCAGGATTGGACACAGCGAACCAAAAAGATAAAACTCCGATCGTTGTCGTTTTTCATACGATCAGCGGAGATGAACAAGACATCAAATCAATTGTATCCCATATCCGAAAAACTTATAATTGGATCGTTGTTGTTTGTATCCGAAGAGGGCACGGGAATATCCCTTTAACAAAACCTATCATTAATACGATGGGTTCTACTTCAGATTTAAAAGAACAATTAAATCATATCAGGAAATTGCTCCCAAACAAACCATTATTTGGAGTTGGTATCTCTGCTGGCTCTGGGTTACTTGCTAGATACTTGGGTGAAGCAGGATCAAAAAGTATGTTCAGTGCTGCTGTAGCTGTATCTCCTGCTTATGATATTGAAAAAGCTTTCCATAGAGTGCATCCTGTTTATAGCAAAATTATGGGTCAAAGAATGATTGGTTACTTTCTCAAAAGGCATTATAAAAGTTTTGCAAATGTAAAAGGTACAGAGGAATTATTAAAAGTTAAATCACTTGGCGAATTCCAAGATAAACTTCACACCATTTCGGGATTTAAAGATAAAGAATCATATTACCAAAAATCAAATCCTATCTTGGTCGCAAACCAAATCAAAACACCTTTACTTGTTTTAAATGCAGCAGATGATCCAATTTGTGTGAACCAAAATGTTTTAGAAAACTTACATTGGTTAGAAACCTTAAAAAATACAATTCATGTGCATACCAAAAGGGGAAGTCATATTGCATTTTTTGAAGGTTTCTTTGCAAAATCTTGGTCAGACCGTTTGATTGGGGAATATTTTTTCTCCGTATTTAATTTACTTTCAAAATACAAAATTTCTCAAACTGGGAATCACTAA